From Chelatococcus sp. YT9, a single genomic window includes:
- a CDS encoding HNH endonuclease signature motif containing protein: MSRAEFSRKTRAAVFLRANGCCEGCRAKLKAGEGEVDHILPDVLGGEPTIENAQLLCRVCHRAKTADDIRRTRKADRQRDKHTGAWKKSSRSMPNGRNSPTKRKVNGQLVHRDTDLPVRRSS, translated from the coding sequence ATGAGCCGAGCCGAGTTCAGCCGGAAAACCCGCGCCGCAGTCTTCCTACGAGCCAATGGTTGCTGCGAAGGCTGTAGAGCGAAACTCAAGGCGGGCGAAGGAGAGGTGGACCACATCCTCCCCGACGTCCTTGGAGGCGAACCGACTATCGAGAACGCCCAGCTCCTCTGCCGAGTCTGCCATCGTGCAAAGACTGCGGACGATATCCGCCGCACACGCAAGGCCGATAGACAGCGCGACAAGCATACAGGCGCGTGGAAAAAATCGTCGCGTTCCATGCCAAATGGCAGGAACTCCCCAACCAAGCGGAAAGTCAACGGGCAGCTGGTCCATCGGGATACAGACTTGCCAGTTCGGAGATCGTCATGA